The Acomys russatus chromosome 3, mAcoRus1.1, whole genome shotgun sequence genome has a window encoding:
- the LOC127212320 gene encoding protein crumbs homolog 3-like, whose product MATPGLGLLLVFGLLMVPAGLSQAILDPFTTDPFTNNSTLTPDSSSNGGTYQPSSEKRFSHSAAEALAPQDSKEPVQGCLPI is encoded by the exons ATGGCGACCCCAGGCCTGGGGCTGCTCTTGGTGTTTGGCCTGCTGATGGTCCCCGCTGGCTTGAGCCAAGCAATACTGGACCCTTTCACAACAGACCCTTTCACAAATAACTCGACTCTAACCCCAGACTCCAGTTCCAATGGGGGCACCTACCAGCCCAGCAGTGAGAAGCGG ttttcccaCTCAGCAGCTGAGGCCCTGGCCCCCCAGGACTCCAAGGAGCCAGTGCAGGGTTGCCTGCCCATctag